In the Streptomyces sp. cg36 genome, one interval contains:
- a CDS encoding ABC transporter ATP-binding protein, whose protein sequence is MSLGSSLGPSPGSSPAPLLHARGLRKTFGATPALDGADFAIAPGEVVAVMGPSGSGKSTLLHCLAGIVPPDEGTITYDGRELTALNDVGRSALRRREFGFVFQFGQLVPELTCAENVALPLDLDGRGRRDARRSALEWLERLGVAEIARRRPDEVSGGQGQRVAVARALVTSPRVVFADEPTGALDSLSGELVMRLFTEAARDTGAAVVLVTHEARVAAYSDREITVRDGKSRDLSLLTATTGAGTGR, encoded by the coding sequence ATGTCACTCGGCTCCTCACTCGGCCCGTCGCCCGGCTCCTCCCCCGCGCCGCTGCTCCACGCACGGGGGCTGCGCAAGACCTTCGGCGCCACGCCCGCGCTCGACGGCGCGGACTTCGCCATCGCGCCCGGCGAGGTCGTCGCCGTCATGGGCCCCTCCGGCTCCGGCAAGTCCACGCTGCTGCACTGCCTCGCCGGGATCGTCCCGCCCGACGAGGGGACCATCACCTACGACGGCCGCGAACTGACCGCGCTCAACGACGTGGGCCGCTCCGCGCTGCGCCGCCGGGAGTTCGGGTTCGTCTTCCAGTTCGGCCAGCTGGTGCCCGAGCTGACCTGCGCGGAGAACGTGGCGCTGCCGCTGGACCTCGACGGACGCGGTCGCCGGGACGCGCGGCGGTCGGCCCTCGAATGGCTGGAGCGGCTCGGGGTCGCCGAGATCGCCCGCCGCCGCCCCGACGAGGTCTCCGGCGGCCAGGGCCAGCGCGTCGCCGTGGCCCGCGCCCTGGTCACCTCGCCCCGGGTCGTCTTCGCCGACGAGCCGACCGGCGCCCTGGACTCCCTCAGCGGCGAACTGGTGATGCGGCTCTTCACCGAGGCCGCCCGGGACACCGGCGCGGCCGTCGTCCTGGTCACCCACGAGGCCCGGGTCGCCGCCTACTCCGACCGCGAGATCACCGTCCGCGACGGCAAGTCGCGCGATCTGTCCCTGCTCACCGCCACCACCGGCGCGGGTACCGGCCGATGA
- a CDS encoding DUF402 domain-containing protein: MTGTGGMHHWAPGDQILWRYRDNAPGPANRVHICRPVTVVRDTAELLAVWMAPGTECVKPVLADGTPVHEEPLATRYTAPRTTERARWFGTGVLKLARPDEPWSVWLFWERGWRFKSWYVNLEEPRTRWSGGVDSEDHFLDISVYPDRSWQWRDEDEFAQAQRVGLLDPARARRVRAAGAAAVEVIRAWGGPFADGWEQWRPDPRWPVPALPADWDRTPAHMPS, translated from the coding sequence ATGACAGGTACCGGAGGCATGCACCACTGGGCGCCGGGGGACCAGATCCTCTGGCGCTACCGCGACAATGCCCCGGGCCCGGCGAACCGCGTGCACATCTGCCGCCCGGTCACCGTCGTCCGGGACACCGCCGAGCTGCTCGCCGTGTGGATGGCGCCGGGCACCGAGTGCGTCAAGCCGGTGCTCGCCGACGGCACCCCGGTGCACGAGGAGCCGCTGGCCACCCGGTACACCGCCCCGCGCACCACCGAGCGCGCGCGGTGGTTCGGCACCGGGGTCCTCAAGCTGGCGCGGCCGGACGAGCCCTGGTCGGTGTGGCTGTTCTGGGAACGGGGCTGGCGCTTCAAGAGCTGGTACGTGAACCTGGAGGAGCCGCGTACGCGGTGGTCGGGCGGGGTCGACTCCGAGGACCACTTTCTCGACATCTCCGTCTATCCGGACCGCAGTTGGCAGTGGCGGGACGAGGACGAGTTCGCGCAGGCCCAGCGCGTGGGCCTGCTGGACCCGGCCCGGGCCCGGCGGGTGCGGGCGGCCGGGGCGGCGGCGGTCGAGGTGATCCGGGCGTGGGGCGGGCCGTTCGCGGACGGGTGGGAGCAGTGGCGGCCCGATCCGCGGTGGCCGGTTCCGGCGCTTCCGGCGGACTGGGATCGCACCCCGGCGCATATGCCGTCGTGA
- a CDS encoding ABC transporter ATP-binding protein has protein sequence MTPNGSLLLAKDLRKAYGPTPALDGAEFSIHPGEVVAVMGPSGSGKSTLLHCLAGIVTPDSGTIVYNGRELSAMKDAERSALRRSEFGFVFQFGQLVPELTCVENVALPLRLTGVRRKEAERTALSWMERLEVDDLGGKRPGEVSGGQGQRVAVARSLVTSPRVLFADEPTGALDSLNGERVMQLLTEAARSTNAAVVLVTHEARVAAYSDREIVVRDGKSRDMMLEHSV, from the coding sequence ATGACGCCCAACGGCTCCCTGCTCCTCGCCAAGGACCTGCGCAAGGCGTACGGTCCGACGCCCGCGCTCGACGGCGCCGAGTTCTCCATCCACCCCGGCGAGGTCGTCGCCGTCATGGGCCCCTCCGGCTCCGGCAAGTCGACGCTGCTGCACTGCCTCGCGGGGATCGTCACGCCCGACTCCGGCACCATCGTCTACAACGGCCGCGAGCTGTCGGCCATGAAGGACGCCGAGCGCAGCGCGCTGCGCCGCAGCGAGTTCGGGTTCGTGTTCCAGTTCGGCCAGCTGGTGCCCGAGCTGACCTGTGTGGAGAACGTGGCGCTGCCGCTGCGGCTGACCGGGGTGCGGCGCAAGGAGGCCGAGCGCACGGCCCTGTCGTGGATGGAGCGCCTGGAGGTCGACGACCTCGGCGGCAAGCGCCCCGGCGAGGTCTCCGGCGGCCAGGGCCAGCGCGTGGCGGTGGCCCGCTCGCTGGTCACCTCGCCCCGGGTGCTCTTCGCCGACGAGCCGACCGGCGCCCTGGACTCGCTCAACGGCGAGCGGGTGATGCAGCTGCTCACCGAGGCCGCCCGGTCCACCAACGCGGCCGTCGTCCTGGTCACCCACGAGGCCCGGGTCGCCGCCTATTCCGACCGCGAGATCGTCGTACGCGACGGCAAGTCGCGCGACATGATGCTGGAGCACTCCGTATGA
- a CDS encoding PadR family transcriptional regulator, translating into MSIGHTLLGLLESGPRHGYDLKRAFDEKFGHDRPLHYGQVYSTMSRLLKNGLVEVDGVEAGGGPERKRYAITEAGITDVETWLKQPEKPEPYLQSTLYTKVVLALLTGRSAGDLLDTQRAEHLRLMRILTDRKRRGDLSDQLICDHALFHLEADLRWLELTAARLDQLATEVRT; encoded by the coding sequence ATGTCCATCGGCCACACCCTCCTCGGACTCCTTGAGTCGGGCCCACGCCATGGGTACGACCTCAAGCGCGCCTTCGACGAGAAGTTCGGGCACGACCGCCCGCTGCACTACGGGCAGGTCTACTCGACCATGTCGAGACTGCTGAAGAACGGCCTCGTCGAGGTCGACGGCGTGGAGGCGGGCGGCGGGCCCGAGCGCAAGCGGTACGCCATCACCGAGGCCGGGATCACCGATGTGGAGACCTGGCTGAAGCAGCCGGAGAAGCCCGAGCCGTACCTCCAGTCGACGCTCTACACCAAGGTCGTCCTCGCCCTGCTCACCGGCCGCAGCGCCGGGGACCTGCTGGACACCCAGCGGGCCGAGCACCTGCGGCTGATGCGCATCCTGACCGACCGCAAGCGCCGCGGCGACCTCTCCGACCAGCTGATCTGCGACCACGCCCTGTTCCACCTGGAGGCCGACCTGCGCTGGCTCGAACTGACCGCCGCCCGCCTCGACCAGCTCGCCACGGAGGTGCGCACATGA
- a CDS encoding class II fumarate hydratase: MNDSEYRVEHDSMGEVRVPAHAKWRAQTQRAVENFPVSGQRLERAHIEALARIKAAAARVNAELGVLDEDIAKAVREAAEEVAGGRWDEHFPVDVFQTGSGTSSNMNMNEVVATLASERLGRDVHPNDHVNASQSSNDVFPSSIHIAATAAVTAELIPALEHLAAALERKAAEFADVVKSGRTHLMDATPVTLGQEFGGYAAAMRYGVERLRASLPRLAELPLGGTAVGTGINTPPGFSAAVIAEVARATGLPLTEARDHFEAQGARDGLVETSGQLRTIGVSLTKISNDLRWMASGPRTGLAEISLPDLQPGSSIMPGKVNPVIPEAVLMVAAQVTGNDATVAAAGAAGNFELNVMLPVIAKNLLESVRLLANASRLLADRTVDGITAHRERAREYAESSPSVVTPLNKYIGYEEAAKVAKKSLAERKTIREVVLEGGYVERGDLTEAQLDEALDVLRMTRP, from the coding sequence ATGAACGACAGCGAGTACCGCGTCGAGCACGACTCCATGGGCGAGGTGCGGGTCCCCGCGCACGCCAAGTGGCGGGCCCAGACGCAGCGGGCGGTGGAGAACTTCCCCGTCTCCGGGCAGCGCCTGGAGCGCGCCCACATCGAGGCGCTGGCCAGGATCAAGGCCGCCGCGGCGAGGGTCAACGCCGAACTCGGCGTCCTGGACGAGGACATCGCGAAGGCGGTGCGGGAGGCGGCCGAGGAGGTCGCCGGCGGGCGCTGGGACGAGCACTTCCCGGTCGACGTCTTCCAGACCGGCTCGGGCACCTCCTCGAACATGAACATGAACGAGGTCGTGGCGACCCTGGCGAGCGAGCGGCTGGGCCGGGACGTCCACCCCAACGACCACGTCAACGCCTCGCAGTCGTCCAACGACGTCTTCCCCTCCTCCATCCACATCGCCGCCACCGCCGCCGTCACCGCCGAGCTGATCCCGGCCCTGGAGCACCTGGCCGCGGCGCTGGAGCGCAAGGCGGCCGAGTTCGCGGACGTGGTCAAGTCGGGGCGCACGCACCTGATGGACGCCACCCCCGTCACCCTGGGCCAGGAGTTCGGCGGCTACGCGGCGGCCATGCGGTACGGCGTGGAGCGGCTGCGCGCCTCGCTCCCCCGCCTCGCCGAGCTGCCGCTGGGCGGCACCGCCGTGGGGACCGGCATCAACACCCCGCCCGGGTTCTCCGCCGCCGTGATCGCCGAGGTCGCCCGGGCCACCGGCCTGCCGCTCACCGAGGCCCGCGACCACTTCGAGGCGCAGGGCGCCCGCGACGGCCTGGTGGAGACCTCCGGCCAGCTGCGCACCATCGGCGTCTCGCTCACCAAGATCTCCAACGATCTGCGCTGGATGGCGTCCGGGCCGCGCACGGGACTGGCCGAGATCTCCCTGCCCGACCTCCAGCCGGGCTCCTCGATCATGCCCGGCAAGGTCAACCCGGTGATCCCGGAGGCCGTGCTGATGGTCGCCGCCCAGGTGACCGGCAACGACGCCACGGTGGCGGCGGCGGGCGCGGCCGGCAACTTCGAGCTGAACGTGATGCTCCCGGTGATCGCCAAGAACCTGCTGGAGTCGGTGCGGCTGCTCGCCAACGCCTCCCGGCTGCTCGCGGACCGCACCGTCGACGGGATCACCGCCCACCGCGAACGGGCCCGGGAGTACGCGGAGTCCTCGCCGTCGGTCGTCACCCCGCTCAACAAGTACATCGGGTACGAGGAGGCCGCCAAGGTCGCCAAGAAGTCGCTGGCCGAGCGGAAGACGATCCGCGAAGTGGTCCTGGAGGGCGGTTACGTGGAGCGCGGCGACCTCACCGAGGCGCAGCTCGACGAGGCGCTGGACGTGCTGCGGATGACCAGGCCGTGA
- a CDS encoding transglycosylase domain-containing protein, whose amino-acid sequence MGRAEERRARQRGARRTKQTKGGRIRRLFTWKKMLGTFFGLVLLGMGGFYVIYLMTPIPEANAQAKMESNVYKLANGKIIARTGQLNREVVGLDKIPEKVQLDFVAAENMSFYKDSGVDFKGTARGLLNTLSGKGKQGGSTITQQYVKNFYLSQDQTVTRKLKELVISLKVDQKYDKKEILAGYINTSFYGRNAYGIQAAAQAYYGVDSTKLTVEQGAYLAALLQAPSQYDWAVASPTGKRLVTARWNYVLDNMVKMKELDAAQRAGMKFPTPIEPKPDPGMEGQTGYLVQAAKAELIRNGISESDLAKGGWTITLNIDPKKQKLLEDSVKQELTSKLDKKKRKVDQDIQAGAVSVDPKTGAVVALYGGQDYMKHQISNATTATYQPASTFKPLILAAALNEKAETQDGKEIRANTIYNGDNKRPVKGDGGKGYAPPNEDDQSYGPITVQTAMNKSVNSVFAQMGVDVGLPKLRDTAVSLGLNHMKGVGAEPAMTLGSYGASPMEMAGAYATLDNHGKKITPSIVQSAQHKVAKYNKPDPIGDQVISRDAADAVTSVLTGVVDDGTAKGSVRDADNRDGQPVAGKTGTSDDNKSAWFTGYTPSLVTSVGLWGEAAEARQVDGHTVPKGGQVSIAGATGNDGPAHGRINGGAIPAKIWAAYTFDAVGSDDSEFDLDTDQGAAKQKDEPPVTTPSGTPSNTPSHTPSRTPSKSPTHTPTKNPPKPPTTGGTTGNPTTGGQTGNGGQTNGGQTNGGQTNGGQTGGNPTGGQTGGNPTGGQTGGNPTGGAADGGTTQGTIQGGGETP is encoded by the coding sequence ATGGGCCGAGCGGAAGAGCGGCGGGCCCGGCAGCGCGGTGCGCGCCGGACCAAGCAGACGAAGGGCGGGCGGATACGCAGGCTCTTCACCTGGAAGAAGATGCTCGGCACCTTCTTCGGGCTCGTCCTGCTCGGAATGGGCGGCTTCTACGTCATCTATCTGATGACGCCGATCCCGGAGGCGAACGCCCAGGCCAAGATGGAGAGCAACGTCTACAAGCTCGCCAACGGCAAGATCATCGCGCGGACCGGACAGCTCAACCGCGAGGTCGTCGGGCTCGACAAGATCCCCGAGAAGGTCCAGCTCGACTTCGTCGCCGCCGAGAACATGTCCTTCTACAAGGACTCCGGCGTCGACTTCAAGGGCACCGCCCGAGGTCTGCTGAACACGCTCTCCGGCAAGGGCAAGCAGGGTGGCTCGACCATCACCCAGCAGTACGTCAAGAACTTCTACCTGAGCCAGGACCAGACGGTCACCCGCAAGCTCAAGGAGCTGGTGATCTCCCTCAAGGTCGACCAGAAGTACGACAAGAAGGAGATCCTGGCCGGGTACATCAACACCAGCTTCTACGGCCGCAACGCGTACGGCATCCAGGCCGCGGCGCAGGCGTACTACGGGGTCGACTCCACCAAGCTCACCGTCGAGCAGGGCGCCTATCTGGCGGCGCTGCTCCAGGCGCCCAGCCAGTACGACTGGGCGGTGGCCTCGCCGACCGGCAAGCGGCTGGTGACGGCGCGCTGGAACTACGTGCTCGACAACATGGTCAAGATGAAGGAGCTCGACGCGGCCCAGCGGGCCGGGATGAAGTTCCCGACCCCGATCGAGCCCAAGCCCGACCCGGGCATGGAGGGCCAGACCGGCTACCTGGTCCAGGCGGCCAAGGCCGAGCTGATCCGCAACGGCATCAGCGAGTCGGACCTCGCCAAGGGCGGCTGGACGATCACCCTCAACATCGACCCCAAGAAGCAGAAGCTCCTTGAGGACTCGGTGAAGCAGGAGCTCACCAGCAAGCTGGACAAGAAGAAGCGCAAGGTCGACCAGGACATCCAGGCGGGCGCCGTCTCGGTGGACCCCAAGACCGGTGCGGTCGTCGCGCTGTACGGCGGCCAGGACTACATGAAGCACCAGATCAGCAACGCCACCACGGCGACCTACCAGCCCGCCTCGACCTTCAAGCCCCTCATCCTGGCCGCCGCGCTCAACGAGAAGGCCGAGACGCAGGACGGCAAGGAGATCCGCGCCAACACCATCTACAACGGCGACAACAAGCGCCCGGTGAAGGGTGACGGCGGCAAGGGCTACGCGCCCCCCAACGAGGACGACCAGAGCTACGGCCCGATCACCGTCCAGACGGCCATGAACAAGTCCGTCAACAGCGTCTTCGCCCAGATGGGCGTGGACGTCGGGCTGCCGAAGCTGCGGGACACGGCCGTGTCGCTCGGCCTCAACCACATGAAGGGCGTCGGCGCCGAGCCCGCCATGACCCTGGGCTCCTACGGCGCCAGCCCGATGGAGATGGCCGGCGCGTACGCCACGCTGGACAACCACGGCAAGAAGATCACGCCGTCCATCGTGCAGTCGGCCCAGCACAAGGTGGCCAAGTACAACAAGCCGGACCCGATCGGCGACCAGGTGATCAGCCGGGACGCGGCCGACGCCGTCACCTCGGTGCTCACCGGCGTGGTCGACGACGGTACGGCCAAGGGGTCGGTCCGGGACGCCGACAACCGCGACGGGCAGCCGGTGGCGGGCAAGACCGGTACCTCCGACGACAACAAGTCGGCCTGGTTCACCGGGTACACGCCCTCGCTGGTGACCTCGGTCGGCCTGTGGGGCGAGGCCGCCGAGGCGCGCCAGGTGGACGGGCACACGGTGCCCAAGGGCGGCCAGGTGAGCATCGCGGGTGCCACCGGCAACGACGGTCCCGCCCACGGCCGCATCAACGGTGGCGCGATCCCGGCGAAGATCTGGGCCGCGTACACCTTCGACGCGGTCGGCAGCGACGACTCCGAGTTCGACCTGGACACCGACCAGGGCGCGGCCAAGCAGAAGGACGAGCCGCCGGTGACCACGCCGTCGGGCACCCCGTCCAACACGCCCAGCCACACCCCCTCGCGCACCCCGTCCAAGTCGCCGACGCACACGCCGACGAAGAACCCGCCGAAGCCGCCGACGACCGGGGGCACCACCGGCAACCCGACGACCGGTGGTCAGACCGGCAACGGCGGCCAGACCAACGGCGGTCAGACGAACGGCGGCCAGACCAACGGGGGCCAGACCGGGGGCAACCCGACCGGCGGTCAGACGGGCGGCAACCCGACCGGCGGCCAGACCGGGGGCAACCCGACCGGCGGCGCGGCCGACGGCGGCACCACCCAGGGCACCATCCAGGGCGGCGGCGAGACGCCGTAG
- a CDS encoding SpoIIE family protein phosphatase, with product MRAATASVPGQPEPGSRDLARDLGAAGAAGATGLPGRPERTPGDGSPGGPGAGAPGGDGSGGTPGGGDGAAVARREGDRLRFVGAATRRIARGIDLDEIVLGLCRATVPTFSDAILVHLRDPLPVGDERPASPFVLRLRRTDRLRLVDESLQEPEAIDALSLLNAQTDLTPAAELCEVRTGGALAEVLRGVRPVFGDSVPARLALAELLGPDRPVPGGHRTILAPLRGRRRVIGAAVFVRGLERPAFEANDLLVAAQLATHTALGIDKAVLYGREAYIADELQRTMLPDSLPQPTGVRLASRYLPAAETARVGGDWYDAIPLPGSRVALVVGDVMGHSMTSAAIMGQLRTTAQTLAGLDLPPQEVLHHLDEQAQRLGTDRMATCLYAVYDPVAHRITIANAGHPPPVLLHLGGRAEVLRVPPGAPIGVGGVDFEAVELDAPAGATLLLYTDGLVESRLRDVWTGIEQLRERLAATAQLTGPDHSPPLEALCDDVLDMLGPGDRDDDIALLAARFDGIAPSDVAYWFLDPEDSAPGRARRLARRALDRWGLEELTDSVELLVSEVVTNAVRYAERPVTLRLLKTDVLRCEVGDDSPQLPRQRRARDTDEGGRGLFLVNRLARRWGATRLSGGKVVWFELPTRP from the coding sequence GTGCGCGCGGCCACCGCCTCCGTCCCCGGCCAGCCCGAGCCCGGCTCCCGGGACCTCGCGCGGGACCTGGGCGCGGCGGGAGCCGCCGGTGCGACGGGGCTGCCCGGCCGCCCCGAGCGGACCCCGGGCGACGGCTCCCCGGGCGGTCCGGGCGCCGGAGCGCCCGGCGGCGACGGCTCGGGCGGCACGCCGGGCGGCGGGGACGGCGCGGCCGTGGCCCGGCGCGAGGGCGACCGGCTACGGTTCGTGGGCGCGGCGACCCGCCGGATCGCCCGCGGCATAGACCTCGACGAGATCGTGCTCGGACTGTGCCGGGCCACCGTCCCGACCTTCTCGGACGCGATACTCGTGCACCTGCGCGACCCGCTGCCCGTCGGGGACGAGCGGCCCGCGAGCCCCTTCGTGCTGCGGCTGCGCCGGACCGACCGGCTGCGTTTAGTCGACGAGTCGCTGCAGGAGCCGGAGGCGATCGACGCCCTGTCCCTGCTGAACGCCCAGACCGACCTGACCCCGGCCGCCGAGCTCTGCGAGGTGCGCACCGGCGGCGCCCTCGCCGAGGTGCTGCGCGGGGTCCGGCCGGTCTTCGGCGACTCCGTGCCCGCCCGCCTCGCGCTGGCCGAGCTGCTCGGCCCCGACCGTCCGGTGCCCGGCGGCCACCGGACGATACTCGCCCCGCTCCGGGGGCGGCGGCGCGTGATCGGCGCCGCCGTGTTCGTGCGCGGTCTGGAGCGGCCCGCCTTCGAGGCCAACGACCTGCTGGTGGCCGCCCAGCTGGCCACGCACACCGCGCTCGGCATCGACAAGGCGGTGCTGTACGGGCGCGAGGCGTACATCGCGGACGAGCTCCAGCGCACCATGCTGCCGGACTCGCTGCCGCAGCCCACCGGCGTACGGCTGGCCTCGCGCTATCTGCCGGCCGCCGAGACCGCCCGGGTCGGCGGCGACTGGTACGACGCGATCCCGCTGCCCGGCAGCCGGGTCGCCCTGGTCGTCGGCGACGTCATGGGCCACTCCATGACCTCGGCCGCGATCATGGGCCAGCTGCGCACCACCGCGCAGACGCTGGCCGGGCTCGACCTGCCGCCGCAGGAGGTGCTGCACCACCTCGACGAGCAGGCCCAGCGGCTCGGCACCGACCGCATGGCCACCTGCCTGTACGCGGTGTACGACCCGGTGGCCCACCGCATCACCATCGCCAACGCGGGCCATCCGCCGCCGGTGCTGCTGCACCTGGGCGGGCGCGCGGAGGTGCTGCGGGTGCCGCCGGGCGCGCCGATCGGCGTCGGCGGGGTCGACTTCGAGGCGGTCGAGCTGGACGCCCCGGCGGGCGCCACCCTGCTGCTGTACACGGACGGCCTGGTGGAGTCCCGGCTGCGGGACGTGTGGACCGGCATCGAGCAGCTGCGCGAGCGGCTCGCCGCCACCGCCCAGCTGACCGGCCCGGACCACTCGCCGCCCCTGGAGGCGCTCTGCGACGACGTCCTGGACATGCTGGGGCCCGGCGACCGGGACGACGACATCGCGCTGCTCGCCGCCCGCTTCGACGGGATCGCGCCGAGCGACGTGGCGTACTGGTTCCTGGACCCGGAGGACTCGGCCCCCGGCCGGGCCCGCCGCCTGGCGCGGCGCGCCCTGGACCGCTGGGGCCTTGAGGAGCTCACCGACTCGGTGGAGCTGCTGGTCAGCGAGGTGGTCACCAACGCCGTGCGGTACGCGGAGCGCCCGGTGACCCTGCGGCTGCTCAAGACGGACGTCCTGCGCTGCGAGGTCGGCGACGACTCGCCGCAGCTGCCGCGCCAGCGGCGGGCCCGGGACACCGACGAGGGCGGCCGGGGCCTGTTCCTGGTGAACCGGTTGGCCAGGCGGTGGGGCGCGACCCGGCTGTCGGGCGGCAAGGTCGTCTGGTTCGAACTGCCCACCCGCCCCTGA
- a CDS encoding ricin-type beta-trefoil lectin domain protein codes for MRRTRHRLRGTFAAAVAAAAAFGGMTATATAAPAATVQSTPLPPELEKIRAAEALKLYGDSAERPMDQRRTGLISLGDSEISGEGVGTYEAGTNGPDNWCHRAPDSAIHRTGIPADETYNVACSGAYTGNIRIGGTKQYADELVQSDSLAIKARNTRIKMVLLVAGANDDLQFGPVMTDCVERYLLLQGPCESKYAPGWQARVDGLVPKVEATVNDLKTVMRDAGYADGDYKLVVMGYPSPIGPDFHDNPDFPGKLVCGGLGYDSDTVWGRDTAVPAFERGMRKAAADTGAVFLDNSRLFNGHEVCMEDTWARGLYIDLSKPGLPDSNSVRQSFHPNYRGHGAFASCLTQIYDSGLREASCADPASTGSPVLYPLAWDDAYQPLRSASTGSCLDVTGASSANNTAVIGWDCHGGRNQGWWYDGARRSLHTQLTQDRCLDVPAAKYSAGAKLIIWNCHGGANQEFVRDGSTLRPAAATGLCATLAAAKDPLTLRPCDGSAAQRFA; via the coding sequence ATGAGGCGCACCAGGCACAGACTTCGCGGGACGTTCGCGGCCGCCGTGGCCGCGGCGGCCGCGTTCGGCGGCATGACGGCGACGGCCACGGCCGCACCGGCCGCGACGGTACAGTCCACCCCCCTGCCGCCCGAGCTGGAGAAGATCCGCGCCGCCGAGGCGCTCAAGCTGTACGGGGATTCCGCCGAGCGGCCCATGGACCAGCGCAGGACCGGGCTGATCTCGCTCGGCGACAGCGAGATCTCCGGCGAGGGCGTCGGCACCTACGAGGCCGGCACCAACGGCCCCGACAACTGGTGCCACCGGGCGCCGGACTCCGCGATCCACCGCACCGGCATTCCCGCCGACGAGACGTACAACGTGGCTTGTTCGGGCGCCTACACCGGCAACATCCGGATAGGCGGCACCAAGCAGTACGCCGACGAGCTGGTCCAGAGCGACAGCCTCGCCATCAAGGCCCGCAACACCCGCATCAAGATGGTGCTGCTGGTCGCCGGGGCCAACGACGACCTCCAGTTCGGGCCGGTGATGACCGACTGCGTGGAGCGGTACCTGCTGCTCCAGGGCCCGTGCGAGTCCAAGTACGCGCCCGGCTGGCAGGCCCGGGTGGACGGCCTGGTGCCCAAGGTCGAGGCGACCGTCAACGACCTGAAGACCGTGATGCGCGACGCCGGGTACGCCGACGGCGACTACAAGCTCGTCGTCATGGGCTACCCGAGCCCGATCGGCCCCGACTTCCACGACAACCCGGACTTCCCCGGCAAGCTGGTCTGCGGCGGCCTCGGCTACGACTCCGACACCGTCTGGGGCCGCGACACCGCCGTGCCCGCCTTCGAGCGCGGGATGCGCAAGGCGGCGGCCGACACCGGCGCGGTCTTCCTCGACAACTCGCGGCTCTTCAACGGCCACGAGGTGTGCATGGAGGACACCTGGGCGCGCGGCCTCTACATCGACCTCTCCAAGCCGGGCTTGCCGGACTCCAACTCGGTCCGCCAGTCCTTCCACCCCAACTACCGGGGCCACGGCGCCTTCGCCTCCTGCCTCACCCAGATCTACGACTCGGGGCTGCGCGAGGCGAGCTGCGCGGACCCGGCCTCCACCGGCTCGCCGGTGCTCTACCCGCTCGCCTGGGACGACGCGTACCAGCCGCTGCGGAGCGCCTCGACCGGCAGCTGTCTGGACGTAACTGGCGCCTCCAGCGCCAACAACACGGCCGTCATCGGCTGGGACTGCCACGGCGGCCGGAACCAGGGCTGGTGGTACGACGGCGCCCGCAGGTCGCTGCACACCCAGCTCACCCAGGACCGCTGCCTGGACGTGCCCGCCGCGAAGTACTCGGCCGGGGCGAAGCTGATCATCTGGAACTGCCACGGCGGGGCCAACCAGGAGTTCGTGCGCGACGGCTCCACCCTGCGCCCGGCGGCGGCCACCGGTCTGTGCGCCACGCTGGCGGCGGCCAAGGACCCGCTGACCCTGCGCCCCTGCGACGGCTCGGCGGCCCAGCGCTTCGCGTGA